One window of the Blastocatellia bacterium genome contains the following:
- the rbsK gene encoding ribokinase produces the protein MPAASDVIVVGSINADLVIRVPRLPRPGETVSGYNFKVFGGGKGANQALAVARLGGKVRLIGNVGTDDFGAMVVKSLASGGVNVSLVEWLPDAHTGVALIMVDESGENAIATAPGANRHWATRGAAYFRNLFQTCHPYTTVILQLEIPLEIVEAVTAAAREYGLRVILNPAPARSLEDELLRRADVITPNRHEASELSRVKITDLESAREAARRLLDRGAGCVVITLGGEGAVIATRGGTFHAAPFEVKAVDCTAAGDAFTGGLAVALSEGMDLLSAVRFANACGAIAVTKEGAQPSMPTRAEVTELLRAQSPPIRRI, from the coding sequence ATGCCGGCCGCATCGGATGTCATCGTCGTGGGGAGCATCAATGCGGATCTGGTCATTCGCGTGCCACGGCTGCCGCGACCTGGGGAGACCGTCTCCGGATACAATTTCAAAGTATTCGGGGGAGGAAAAGGAGCGAACCAGGCCCTCGCCGTCGCGCGCTTGGGAGGGAAGGTGCGACTCATCGGGAACGTCGGGACGGACGACTTCGGGGCCATGGTCGTCAAAAGCCTCGCCAGTGGCGGTGTCAACGTCTCCCTCGTCGAGTGGCTGCCCGATGCCCATACGGGCGTCGCCCTCATTATGGTGGATGAGTCGGGGGAGAATGCGATCGCCACGGCTCCCGGGGCCAATCGCCACTGGGCGACGCGTGGAGCGGCGTACTTTCGGAATCTCTTTCAAACCTGTCATCCCTATACGACGGTGATCCTTCAACTGGAGATCCCGCTCGAAATCGTCGAAGCCGTCACAGCAGCCGCTCGTGAGTATGGATTGCGCGTGATCTTGAACCCAGCTCCCGCTCGCTCGTTGGAAGACGAACTTTTGCGGCGAGCCGATGTCATCACCCCGAATCGGCATGAGGCCTCGGAGCTGAGTCGGGTGAAGATCACCGATCTGGAGAGCGCCCGTGAAGCCGCTCGTCGGTTGCTCGATCGAGGCGCTGGATGCGTCGTGATCACCTTAGGGGGAGAAGGCGCTGTGATCGCCACGCGCGGAGGGACATTTCACGCCGCACCTTTCGAGGTGAAAGCCGTAGACTGCACGGCGGCGGGCGACGCGTTCACCGGAGGCTTGGCCGTCGCCCTGAGCGAAGGCATGGATCTCCTCTCAGCTGTGAGATTCGCCAACGCCTGCGGCGCGATCGCTGTCACCAAAGAGGGAGCGCAACCCTCAATGCCCACGCGCGCGGAAGTCACCGAGTTGCTCCGCGCGCAATCTCCGCCCATTCGGAGGATCTGA